The uncultured Ilyobacter sp. genome has a segment encoding these proteins:
- a CDS encoding TIGR02680 family protein, whose amino-acid sequence MSRWKIEKYGFFNFWLFDKEEIKTSEGNLLLNGENGSGKSVVLQSFIPLIFDGDLSARNLSTEGDSSRKMDYYISYGDKKEGISYLYSELSRTDSSGNKRYINLIVGMKSRNGALVSKWFLITKDKRVGKDFHIYKPDGNSLIPLDKQNLKRDLKNKIDGYYEFYEKPQEYKVAVNKNVFGFSEVDEFDETLNLIRKLRKPDLKENGSLDPKKIYEILNSSLKVIPENELKGMTDTLENIEAISTEIKSMKARLGVLKRIRDDYEIYKKIVLTKRLKEYFKAQENYQEMNNIYNKNIEKKRIREERLKKSIEKEEKLTSELELKHKELEELEGSEDNTLINMLENAINDIKKLDKKIAFLDKDIETEELRLKKADEKLDSTRREFEKSKSKCLDKIEELEKLKNEIGLEWEIDFYELLSNKRIAQVDILEKKYEEHKNSIDKFMKLITRLDKIETDIANIEKKVEEEKKRLENHHRGKNEIEVLNTNKVDEFLDVFSESYQEMRFDYGDIKNFQGILDELSEDYNGKDEAIELFRKLKEYKKENLSKELIKYDRGIDKLQEEIDDNYKEKSKLELSEDSEIELLSHKKKDRQSLEGISPFYKCIRFKDGIEESLKGKIEKALWEMGLLDALVGSNDIFDKFVKPGIKEPENLTNYLEVEDECREKDNVIRILQSISIREDGDAFISADGKYRNKLINGRVDKWKGIYIGIEARKKLRLSKLEKLRKEIENLEERRDLIKVSRDNTSQRIGVLEDESQKIIDRYLETFRPIYESYQKTLTLLESRERELFDIEKDLTNRKNMKTEIYRDIEVIEKKLNISIKKEMYLKIKFSLERFGQILEIFKSNLETHISYSNRLEDIKSTIDNIKSIQDRYRLERRSSINEKNELLERKKVLEIEVDSKDLANLKERIYSLRESINVEIPNRKYKNALIIGNLQKDIEVLGEKLLADSNLLEKIRIESLVEEKLLKLEVKLDHDVVEGEILDLEGKKAIYNRYKEHENKKEIHYINKINTSLIENGSVLKEYRIEKSEYFYEEIEELMQEEVDNKNMRYIIKGSYQGNKVHLGELYNNLDEIVKINSEVLSDEEGKFFSEMVFNYLYNEVAVQIKESREWVNQIDIIMNNAKTNSGKRYTLDWKPKDLQFGFNGTKLKEHIENIYNPSNKGKESQEALKVFFKKKMIDLKKRAEDNKEYTSSYDIIKEILDYRKWYDFKMKVSEHNDGKSVELTKRKLNSYSGGEKAMAMYIPLFSALYARFKNASSKAPIILGMDEAFSVVDDENISKLFEILESLNINYLLASQKLSGTYHSVQNLAIVHIENLAIRRNLPPEEAFVTLIKYIWNGKKRIRDTRDIEGSLI is encoded by the coding sequence AACCAGTGAGGGCAACCTGCTGCTTAATGGTGAAAACGGAAGTGGGAAAAGCGTTGTTCTGCAGAGTTTTATCCCTTTGATTTTTGATGGAGACCTGTCAGCAAGAAATCTTTCAACAGAGGGAGATAGTTCAAGAAAGATGGATTACTACATATCATATGGAGATAAAAAAGAGGGGATATCTTATCTCTATAGTGAACTCAGCAGAACTGACAGCAGTGGGAATAAGAGATATATAAATTTAATTGTTGGAATGAAGTCTAGAAACGGAGCTCTGGTATCTAAATGGTTTTTGATAACTAAGGATAAACGAGTAGGGAAGGATTTTCATATATATAAGCCAGATGGAAATTCTTTGATTCCTTTGGATAAACAGAATCTAAAGAGAGACCTGAAGAATAAGATCGATGGATACTATGAATTTTATGAAAAACCTCAAGAATACAAGGTTGCTGTAAATAAAAATGTATTTGGTTTTAGTGAGGTAGATGAGTTTGATGAAACATTAAACTTAATTAGAAAATTAAGAAAGCCAGACCTTAAGGAAAATGGGAGCTTAGATCCTAAAAAAATATATGAAATACTGAATAGTTCTCTGAAAGTAATACCTGAAAACGAATTAAAAGGGATGACGGATACTCTTGAAAATATAGAGGCTATTTCTACAGAGATAAAATCTATGAAAGCTAGATTAGGAGTTTTAAAAAGAATTAGGGATGACTATGAAATCTATAAGAAAATAGTTTTAACCAAGAGACTGAAAGAATATTTTAAAGCCCAAGAAAATTATCAAGAGATGAATAATATCTACAATAAAAATATAGAAAAGAAAAGAATCAGGGAAGAGAGATTAAAAAAATCAATCGAAAAAGAAGAAAAATTAACAAGTGAACTGGAATTAAAGCATAAGGAGTTAGAGGAATTAGAGGGGAGTGAGGACAATACCCTGATAAATATGCTAGAAAATGCTATAAATGATATAAAAAAATTAGACAAAAAAATAGCCTTTTTGGATAAGGATATAGAAACCGAGGAATTGAGGTTAAAAAAAGCTGATGAAAAGCTTGATTCTACAAGAAGAGAATTTGAAAAAAGTAAGTCAAAATGTTTAGACAAGATAGAAGAACTGGAGAAATTAAAAAATGAAATAGGCTTAGAGTGGGAAATTGACTTCTATGAGCTCCTATCAAATAAAAGAATAGCTCAGGTAGATATCCTTGAAAAAAAATATGAGGAACATAAAAATAGTATAGATAAATTTATGAAATTAATTACAAGGTTAGATAAAATAGAAACAGATATAGCTAATATAGAGAAAAAAGTAGAAGAAGAAAAAAAACGACTAGAAAATCACCATAGGGGAAAAAATGAAATTGAGGTTCTGAATACTAATAAAGTAGATGAATTTTTAGATGTTTTTAGTGAAAGCTATCAAGAAATGAGATTTGATTATGGAGACATTAAAAATTTTCAAGGTATTTTAGACGAACTGAGTGAAGATTATAATGGAAAAGATGAAGCCATTGAACTCTTTAGAAAATTGAAAGAATATAAGAAAGAAAACCTGTCTAAAGAGTTGATTAAGTATGATAGAGGTATAGATAAGCTGCAAGAGGAGATAGATGATAATTATAAAGAGAAATCTAAGTTAGAGCTATCAGAGGACAGTGAAATAGAATTATTATCACATAAGAAGAAAGATAGACAAAGTTTAGAAGGAATATCTCCTTTTTATAAATGCATAAGGTTTAAAGATGGAATAGAGGAAAGTCTAAAGGGGAAAATTGAAAAGGCTCTTTGGGAAATGGGATTATTAGATGCCTTAGTAGGCAGCAATGACATTTTTGATAAATTTGTAAAACCTGGGATTAAAGAACCAGAGAATCTTACTAATTATTTAGAAGTTGAAGATGAGTGCAGAGAAAAAGATAATGTAATAAGAATTTTACAATCTATTTCAATAAGAGAAGATGGGGATGCTTTCATAAGTGCTGACGGAAAATATAGAAATAAATTAATTAACGGTAGAGTAGATAAGTGGAAGGGAATCTATATAGGGATTGAAGCCAGAAAAAAACTAAGATTATCAAAATTAGAGAAACTTAGAAAAGAAATAGAGAATTTAGAGGAAAGAAGAGATCTGATAAAAGTTAGTAGGGATAATACCTCTCAGAGAATAGGTGTCCTAGAAGATGAATCTCAAAAGATAATAGATAGATACCTAGAAACCTTTAGACCGATCTATGAAAGTTATCAAAAGACATTAACCCTTTTAGAAAGCAGAGAAAGGGAACTCTTTGATATAGAAAAAGATCTCACTAACAGAAAAAATATGAAAACTGAAATTTATAGGGATATAGAGGTTATAGAAAAGAAGTTGAATATATCTATAAAAAAAGAGATGTACTTAAAAATCAAATTTTCCCTGGAAAGGTTTGGACAAATTTTAGAGATATTTAAGTCCAATTTAGAAACCCATATTTCATACTCAAACAGGTTAGAAGATATAAAAAGTACAATAGATAATATTAAATCAATTCAGGACAGGTATCGATTAGAAAGAAGAAGCAGTATCAATGAGAAAAATGAACTATTGGAGAGAAAAAAAGTTCTGGAAATAGAAGTAGATAGTAAAGACCTGGCTAATTTAAAAGAAAGAATATACTCTCTTAGAGAGAGTATTAATGTAGAAATTCCAAATAGAAAATATAAGAATGCATTAATTATTGGGAATCTACAAAAAGATATAGAGGTACTAGGAGAAAAATTATTGGCAGACAGTAACCTACTAGAAAAAATAAGAATAGAAAGTTTAGTGGAAGAAAAGCTGCTAAAGTTAGAAGTGAAACTAGACCATGATGTTGTAGAAGGAGAAATTTTAGATCTAGAAGGTAAAAAAGCCATCTATAATAGATATAAGGAGCATGAAAATAAAAAAGAAATTCATTACATCAACAAAATAAATACTTCATTGATAGAAAATGGTTCTGTATTAAAGGAATATAGAATAGAAAAAAGTGAATATTTCTATGAAGAGATAGAGGAACTAATGCAAGAAGAAGTGGATAATAAAAATATGAGGTATATAATAAAGGGAAGCTATCAAGGGAATAAGGTACACCTAGGCGAATTATACAATAATTTAGATGAAATAGTTAAAATCAATAGTGAAGTATTGTCTGATGAAGAGGGTAAATTCTTTTCTGAAATGGTGTTTAACTATCTGTATAATGAGGTAGCAGTCCAGATAAAAGAAAGTAGAGAATGGGTAAATCAAATTGACATAATAATGAACAATGCAAAGACTAACAGTGGAAAGAGATATACTTTAGATTGGAAACCAAAGGATCTTCAATTTGGATTTAATGGAACAAAACTAAAGGAGCACATAGAAAATATATATAATCCTAGTAATAAAGGGAAAGAATCTCAAGAGGCTTTAAAAGTATTTTTTAAAAAGAAGATGATTGATTTAAAAAAGAGAGCTGAAGACAATAAAGAATACACCAGCAGTTATGACATAATAAAAGAAATTCTAGATTACAGAAAATGGTATGATTTCAAGATGAAGGTTTCTGAACATAATGATGGTAAGTCTGTAGAGCTAACAAAAAGAAAATTGAATTCATATAGTGGCGGAGAAAAGGCTATGGCAATGTATATACCTCTGTTTTCAGCCCTCTATGCCAGGTTTAAAAATGCTAGCAGCAAAGCACCAATTATATTAGGAATGGACGAAGCTTTTTCAGTGGTAGATGATGAGAATATATCTAAACTGTTTGAAATATTAGAAAGCTTGAACATCAACTATCTGCTAGCCTCACAAAAACTGTCGGGGACATACCATTCTGTTCAAAACCTTGCTATTGTTCATATAGAAAATCTGGCAATAAGGAGAAACCTTCCACCAGAAGAAGCCTTTGTAACCCTTATAAAATATATATGGAATGGTAAAAAGAGAATCAGAGATACCAGAGATATCGAAGGGAGCTTGATTTAA
- a CDS encoding DUF2399 domain-containing protein, whose translation MLIDFFNSEGMKRVVKELEKKYYSYGDIKGTINIEFPTPVEIDTLKKLGIKTTGETIKFTVKKLLENLDMKDPKELENILSNELGINLKTKKDILEKESNKINKKINTLIESINSKKLREYILRTSLILKLDHYHELVKILDTLEENPKRLITLGNLGGRSVNNPHFFDVGTSNYRYLINYLKHYFNEDVKNSMDEKALLLKMGIVGDSLSNFITVYGFRGVTKDNTVYTLLENDENININIGNLYKIKSIEAKYSKVLIVENPNVFIAIKEYLETAKERISLICTSGQINQCGYLFLDKLEKQKKEVYYSGDIDPEGILIGQGLKEKCPWITLVSYSKENLIKYMSEVKLTKERLKKLEKVKLGDEIKIELLDTLVKEERGAYQEAYYREIVNEIFK comes from the coding sequence ATGTTGATTGATTTTTTTAATTCTGAAGGAATGAAAAGGGTAGTAAAAGAACTAGAAAAAAAATACTATTCATATGGAGATATAAAAGGGACTATAAATATAGAATTTCCTACGCCTGTTGAAATAGATACCCTTAAAAAGCTTGGGATCAAAACCACAGGTGAAACTATTAAGTTCACAGTTAAGAAACTTTTAGAAAACTTAGACATGAAGGATCCTAAGGAATTAGAGAATATTCTTAGCAATGAATTAGGAATAAACCTCAAAACAAAAAAAGATATTTTAGAAAAAGAAAGTAATAAGATAAATAAAAAAATAAATACATTAATTGAATCTATCAACAGTAAAAAACTTAGGGAATATATTTTAAGAACATCTTTAATACTAAAGTTGGACCATTATCATGAGCTGGTTAAAATATTAGATACCTTAGAGGAAAATCCTAAAAGATTGATAACTTTAGGCAACCTTGGTGGAAGAAGTGTAAATAATCCACACTTTTTTGATGTGGGTACTAGTAACTATAGATATTTAATCAACTATTTAAAACATTACTTTAATGAAGATGTAAAAAACAGTATGGATGAGAAGGCACTCCTGTTGAAAATGGGAATAGTAGGAGATTCATTGAGCAACTTTATAACTGTCTATGGGTTTAGAGGAGTTACTAAAGATAATACTGTGTATACTCTCCTTGAAAATGATGAAAATATCAATATTAATATTGGAAATTTATATAAAATAAAAAGTATAGAGGCAAAATATTCAAAAGTATTAATTGTGGAAAATCCAAATGTTTTTATAGCAATTAAAGAATATCTTGAGACCGCAAAAGAGAGAATTAGTTTAATTTGTACAAGTGGTCAAATAAATCAGTGTGGATACTTATTTTTAGATAAACTTGAAAAACAGAAAAAAGAGGTTTATTACAGTGGCGATATAGATCCTGAAGGAATATTAATAGGTCAAGGATTAAAGGAAAAGTGTCCTTGGATAACTCTAGTTTCCTATAGTAAAGAAAACCTTATTAAATATATGTCTGAGGTTAAACTAACGAAAGAACGGTTAAAGAAGTTAGAAAAGGTAAAATTAGGAGATGAGATAAAAATAGAGCTCTTAGATACTCTTGTTAAAGAAGAGAGAGGAGCCTACCAGGAAGCCTACTATAGAGAGATAGTAAATGAAATTTTTAAATAG
- a CDS encoding transposase gives MVILAKLYLVATALLFLTSLTSSNILSFSSIEYLLLVISLLFNINLSILYINSRKSPNWIRGNKEIQRCIVHQIRNTLKYVSYKDRKSFAHDLKSIYTAPSEEAGLTALNTIKDSWKFKYPYALRSWEVNWSQLSAFYEYTEEIKKVMYTTNVIENVHRQFRKVTKSKGVFPTDMSLLKQLYLVVIDLDKKWDRSFKRGWDQILGQLAIKYENRLSEYLF, from the coding sequence ATGGTAATTTTAGCTAAATTATACTTAGTTGCCACGGCTCTTCTATTCTTAACAAGTTTAACTTCTTCCAATATCCTTTCTTTTTCTTCCATAGAGTATCTTCTTCTAGTCATATCTTTGCTCTTTAATATTAATTTAAGTATATTATATATTAATTCGCGCAAGAGTCCAAACTGGATAAGGGGCAATAAAGAGATCCAGAGGTGCATAGTTCACCAAATAAGGAATACGCTAAAATATGTAAGCTACAAAGACAGAAAATCTTTTGCGCATGACTTAAAATCTATTTATACCGCCCCAAGTGAAGAAGCAGGACTAACTGCCCTTAATACTATCAAGGATTCCTGGAAATTCAAATATCCATACGCTCTAAGGAGCTGGGAAGTGAACTGGAGTCAATTAAGTGCATTCTATGAGTATACAGAAGAAATAAAAAAGGTGATGTATACAACCAATGTGATAGAAAATGTCCATAGGCAGTTCAGAAAAGTTACTAAATCCAAGGGGGTATTTCCTACAGATATGTCTCTTTTGAAGCAGTTATATCTTGTAGTAATTGATCTGGATAAAAAATGGGATAGGAGTTTTAAAAGAGGTTGGGATCAGATTCTTGGACAATTGGCAATTAAATATGAAAACAGACTCTCAGAATATTTATTTTAG
- a CDS encoding IS3 family transposase — translation MDEGNKPSLVLRIVELSKSTYYYYKDKQKKYKTVKPKIAGAKPKGYSFNFKNERVSDDEIKDLLKNYDETRECAYGYRKRAHAVKRDWGIILNHKKAYRLCKELKLLRKYFPRPKEKKVLATNKKVKSSNKLWEIDVKYGYIHGIERVFYICEIIDVFDRSIIDYHIGFSCTAEDVCNSLNRRLEIIPEELYIRSDNGSQFTSKLFSDTCRALGINYERIPNATPNKNAHIESFHSILEREAFGYKYFESFQETYEEMQEFIDFYNTKIIHGSLKYMTPQEFYEKYKGKESEEFKVAV, via the coding sequence ATTGACGAAGGAAATAAACCTTCCTTAGTCCTGAGGATAGTGGAGTTATCTAAGTCTACTTACTACTATTACAAAGATAAACAGAAAAAATATAAAACAGTGAAACCTAAAATAGCAGGCGCGAAGCCCAAAGGATATAGCTTTAACTTTAAAAATGAAAGAGTTTCAGATGATGAGATCAAAGATCTTTTAAAAAATTATGATGAAACCAGAGAGTGTGCATATGGATATAGAAAGAGAGCTCATGCAGTGAAAAGAGATTGGGGAATAATTCTTAATCATAAGAAGGCTTATCGGCTATGTAAGGAATTAAAACTTCTTCGAAAGTATTTCCCTCGGCCTAAAGAAAAAAAAGTTCTAGCTACAAATAAAAAGGTCAAATCATCAAACAAATTATGGGAAATAGACGTGAAGTATGGATATATCCATGGAATCGAAAGAGTATTCTATATTTGTGAAATTATCGATGTTTTTGATAGAAGCATAATTGATTACCACATCGGGTTCTCCTGTACTGCGGAAGATGTTTGCAATTCTTTAAACAGAAGATTAGAAATCATACCTGAGGAACTCTATATTAGAAGTGACAACGGGTCCCAGTTTACCAGCAAATTGTTTTCAGACACTTGCAGAGCTCTAGGAATAAATTATGAAAGAATCCCAAATGCTACCCCTAATAAGAATGCCCATATAGAGTCATTTCATAGTATTTTAGAGCGAGAAGCCTTTGGTTACAAGTATTTTGAAAGTTTTCAAGAAACCTATGAAGAGATGCAGGAATTTATAGATTTCTATAATACAAAAATAATTCATGGAAGTTTAAAATATATGACTCCCCAAGAATTCTATGAGAAATACAAAGGAAAAGAATCAGAGGAATTTAAAGTAGCAGTGTAA
- a CDS encoding helix-turn-helix domain-containing protein, whose amino-acid sequence MKKYHAGMNYALKLYHEGNMTVKQICEITNISKASRYRKLLKNKELKG is encoded by the coding sequence ATTAAAAAGTATCATGCTGGAATGAATTATGCTTTAAAACTGTATCATGAAGGTAATATGACAGTTAAGCAGATTTGTGAAATAACAAATATTTCTAAAGCCTCAAGATACCGAAAACTCTTAAAAAATAAGGAATTAAAAGGATAA
- a CDS encoding LysR substrate-binding domain-containing protein, with amino-acid sequence MSIDIELKTIKIMLAIEQEGSFSKAAEILYISQPALTQYIKRIESLLSFPLYNRENGKCIPTKAAKILLKEGKLLLEQYDSMLKKMNNTIDSEVVNIKLGWPTGYTVRYLNSIMSSMSNLKSLNVQVTENLVETLIQLLLQKKLNVLLIPALYFHPDLVYTTIRREEFYLAAPKKHIANTLIKQNGPTDYANLSDLKDMPFISLSANAYKKFIDPLFHEAGYNPNVIFHCTNWYSSHSLVEDGLGLSIVPYWFAEKEHEKINYYHIQSKQQTYRIFACVLHRDQLVSPELQSFIDYIKNIYGDQYAHIPFDHSKLNQKL; translated from the coding sequence ATGTCAATCGATATTGAGCTAAAAACAATAAAAATTATGCTTGCTATTGAACAAGAAGGGAGCTTTTCAAAGGCTGCTGAAATTTTATATATTAGTCAACCTGCATTGACTCAATATATTAAACGAATAGAGTCTCTACTTTCATTTCCTTTATACAATAGAGAAAATGGAAAATGTATTCCAACAAAAGCTGCTAAAATATTATTAAAAGAAGGCAAATTACTTCTGGAACAATATGACTCTATGTTAAAAAAAATGAATAATACCATTGATTCAGAAGTTGTAAATATTAAATTAGGCTGGCCAACGGGCTATACTGTGCGATACCTTAACAGTATTATGTCAAGTATGTCCAATTTAAAATCTCTAAATGTTCAAGTTACTGAGAATTTGGTAGAAACTTTAATTCAATTACTTTTACAAAAGAAATTAAATGTTTTACTCATACCTGCTTTATATTTTCATCCTGACTTGGTCTACACAACTATCCGTCGCGAAGAATTTTATCTTGCTGCCCCTAAAAAACATATAGCTAATACACTAATTAAGCAAAATGGTCCAACAGATTATGCAAATCTATCCGATCTAAAAGATATGCCCTTTATTTCATTATCTGCAAATGCTTATAAAAAATTCATCGATCCGCTTTTTCACGAAGCTGGTTATAATCCAAATGTCATATTTCATTGTACCAACTGGTATAGTAGTCATTCTCTGGTAGAAGATGGACTGGGACTTTCCATTGTTCCTTATTGGTTTGCTGAAAAAGAACATGAAAAAATAAACTATTATCATATTCAAAGTAAACAGCAAACATATCGAATTTTTGCCTGTGTTTTGCACCGAGATCAACTTGTTTCACCTGAATTGCAAAGTTTTATTGACTACATAAAAAATATTTATGGTGATCAATATGCACATATACCATTTGATCATTCTAAACTTAATCAAAAGCTATAA
- a CDS encoding SDR family oxidoreductase, producing the protein MNNYDFNLKGKVAIITGGGGVLTGVFAEALCTRGAKVALLDINKESADMAAEKLISAGGIAKGYKADVLSKESLIAAYEEVKKDFGTCDILLNGAGVHHPLATTGHEQLTEENMNDGRTFFDLDIEKVRWVHNIDFMGTFLPTQIMSKDMVGKTGCSVINISSMNAISPTTTVPIYSAAKAGVANFTSWLASYFAVVGIRVNALAPGFFVTNLNKNIMYKEDGTLSGRSERIIAGTPMSRFGNPDECAGTLLYLLDPKLSSFVTGTVIPVDGGFSSFCGV; encoded by the coding sequence ATGAATAACTATGATTTCAATTTAAAAGGTAAGGTCGCAATCATTACAGGTGGCGGAGGTGTTCTTACTGGAGTTTTTGCTGAGGCATTATGTACTAGAGGTGCAAAAGTGGCACTCCTTGATATTAACAAAGAATCTGCTGATATGGCAGCAGAAAAATTAATATCAGCTGGAGGAATCGCTAAAGGTTATAAAGCGGATGTACTTTCAAAAGAAAGTTTAATCGCCGCTTATGAAGAAGTAAAAAAAGACTTTGGAACTTGTGATATTCTCTTAAACGGTGCAGGTGTTCACCATCCTTTAGCAACAACTGGTCACGAACAACTTACAGAAGAAAATATGAATGATGGAAGAACTTTCTTTGACTTAGATATAGAGAAAGTAAGATGGGTACACAATATAGATTTCATGGGAACTTTCCTTCCTACGCAGATTATGAGTAAAGATATGGTAGGGAAAACAGGATGTTCAGTTATTAATATTTCGTCTATGAATGCAATCAGTCCTACAACGACTGTACCTATTTATTCAGCAGCAAAAGCAGGAGTAGCTAATTTCACATCTTGGCTAGCTTCTTACTTTGCAGTAGTAGGTATTCGTGTAAATGCTCTTGCTCCTGGATTCTTTGTTACAAACCTTAACAAAAATATTATGTACAAAGAAGATGGAACTTTAAGTGGACGTTCTGAAAGAATTATTGCAGGAACACCTATGTCTAGATTTGGGAATCCTGACGAATGTGCAGGAACATTGCTTTATTTATTAGATCCTAAACTTTCAAGCTTTGTAACAGGAACTGTAATACCAGTTGATGGTGGTTTCAGCTCATTCTGCGGTGTATAA
- a CDS encoding glycyl-radical enzyme activating protein, whose product MLKEGVIFNIQHFTIHDGPGIRTELFLKGCPLRCDWCGNPESLKAYIEPGVYTSKCISREKCGACEEVCSDKNMLKFKDGKLTSIDDGKSTDWIACYTECPSDAIKQWGKSMSVKECMKEILKDKGYYERSGGGVTVSGGDPILQSDFVRELFKACKDEDIHTCFESSFYGDWKEIEKVLSYTDLFISDIKHMDTNIHKKHTGVNNDKILENLKKLRNEKKELILRIPVIPNVNDGMKNIKATADFILNELGGRVRTLQLLSFMRLGEEKYKSLGMSYKMKDINIDRESFQKHINKLADYFNSRGIHCLVGTREK is encoded by the coding sequence TTGTTAAAGGAAGGAGTTATTTTCAATATTCAGCATTTTACAATTCATGACGGACCTGGTATCCGTACAGAGTTGTTTTTGAAAGGCTGCCCACTGAGATGTGACTGGTGTGGTAATCCTGAGAGCTTGAAAGCTTATATAGAACCAGGTGTATATACCAGTAAGTGTATCTCGCGTGAAAAATGTGGTGCATGTGAAGAAGTGTGCTCTGATAAGAACATGCTGAAGTTTAAGGACGGAAAACTAACCTCTATAGATGATGGAAAATCAACAGATTGGATTGCTTGCTATACTGAATGTCCTTCAGATGCAATCAAACAATGGGGTAAATCAATGTCTGTAAAAGAATGTATGAAAGAGATACTAAAGGATAAGGGCTACTACGAACGTTCTGGTGGAGGGGTTACTGTTTCTGGGGGAGATCCAATCCTTCAAAGTGACTTTGTCAGAGAACTTTTTAAAGCTTGTAAAGATGAAGATATTCATACTTGTTTTGAATCAAGTTTTTATGGAGATTGGAAGGAAATTGAAAAAGTTTTATCTTATACAGATCTTTTTATTTCAGATATAAAGCATATGGATACAAATATTCATAAAAAGCATACTGGAGTAAATAATGACAAAATTTTAGAAAATCTAAAAAAATTAAGAAATGAAAAAAAGGAGCTTATTTTAAGAATTCCAGTTATTCCAAATGTAAATGATGGTATGAAAAATATAAAAGCGACTGCTGATTTTATATTAAACGAGCTCGGTGGTCGTGTGAGAACATTACAGCTTTTGAGTTTTATGCGTCTGGGTGAAGAGAAATATAAATCATTGGGTATGTCTTATAAGATGAAGGATATCAATATCGACAGAGAGTCATTTCAAAAGCATATTAATAAACTTGCAGACTATTTTAATAGCCGAGGCATCCACTGTCTGGTAGGTACAAGGGAGAAATAA